From one Buchnera aphidicola (Cinara pseudotaxifoliae) genomic stretch:
- a CDS encoding beta-propeller fold lactonase family protein, which yields MKKNIFVSCSVNHHIEHWILKNNLILLRVNTITTSGKPQPLKYNKKHRLLYTGETGNNKIVTYKKKLNNQFKKIHEIKVFNTPNYISLNKNKTILFCASYHGNGFSVCILNASGLIYNTASVIENLKGCHSIRMHYASSLLFASALKEDKIYIYNLKNHKNKKITVILKNVINTADNSGPRHITFHPLRPYLYSINEFNGTIDVWFINDKSISLQFIQSISLIPKSSTLPSWSADIHVHPKGNYLYACDRANSIISLFSISNSQGTLLKTCTYQTLLQPRSFNISSDGNILVITGELSNSIKIYNINHNNGFLSEITTQSTGINPLWVLVE from the coding sequence ATGAAAAAAAATATCTTTGTTTCTTGTTCAGTCAATCACCACATTGAACATTGGATTTTAAAAAATAATTTGATCTTATTAAGAGTAAACACTATCACCACTTCTGGTAAACCTCAACCATTAAAATATAACAAAAAACATCGATTACTATATACTGGAGAAACAGGAAATAATAAAATTGTTACCTATAAAAAAAAATTAAATAATCAATTTAAAAAAATACATGAAATTAAAGTATTTAATACACCTAATTATATTTCATTAAATAAAAATAAAACAATATTATTTTGTGCTTCGTATCACGGAAATGGATTTAGTGTCTGTATTTTAAATGCATCTGGATTAATCTATAACACTGCTTCTGTAATAGAAAATCTAAAAGGATGTCATTCTATAAGAATGCACTATGCTAGTAGCTTACTATTTGCATCCGCTCTTAAAGAAGATAAAATTTATATTTATAATTTAAAAAATCATAAAAATAAAAAGATTACTGTAATTTTAAAAAATGTCATCAATACCGCTGATAATAGCGGTCCTCGACATATTACTTTTCATCCATTACGACCTTATTTATATTCAATAAACGAATTTAATGGAACAATTGATGTATGGTTTATTAATGATAAATCAATTTCATTACAATTTATACAATCAATTTCATTGATCCCGAAATCATCTACACTTCCTTCTTGGTCTGCAGATATCCATGTTCACCCTAAGGGAAACTATTTATATGCTTGTGATAGAGCTAATAGCATCATTTCTCTATTTTCTATTAGTAATAGTCAAGGTACTTTATTAAAGACGTGTACTTATCAAACCTTATTACAACCTCGATCATTTAATATTAGCAGTGATGGGAATATATTAGTAATTACTGGAGAGTTATCTAATTCTATAAAAATTTACAATATTAATCATAATAACGGTTTTCTATCTGAAATAACTACACAATCTACCGGAATAAATCCTTTGTGGGTTTTAGTTGAGTAA
- the mfd gene encoding transcription-repair coupling factor: protein MTQNVKTKIIKKNFSEFILKKQPFKKDQLVVHVKYGIGRYIGLCTLNTKGIVAEYCVIMYANQAKLYVPITSIELIKSYGFTTFSEIPLHTLGNKKWSLDCKKIKKKIFDVAIQLIDNESHRLLRKGFSFKKNIQEYYNFCNKCPYFITKDQQKSIKEIINDMKKPIPMDRLLCGDVGFGKTEIAMRAAFIALDNKKQVALLVPTTLLAQQHYHTFKNRFSEYTYNIDTYSRFTSLSEERNIQKKIKRGNIHILIGTHKILSKSLIWKNLGLLIIDEEHRFGVYHKEKIKGLYINIDVLTLTATPIPRTLHMSSLGIRDLSIISTPPKKRLAIKTIVQYFNDQTIRKAIIKELKRGGQIYYIYNIIKNIEEKKKYLSRLIPEARIQISHGKIPRKDLHKIMCKFLNKDFDILICTTIIDTGIHISNVNTIIIEHADKFGLSQLHQLRGRIGRSEIQAYAFFFMSKTMKTSKKAQERLNLIQSLTNLGSGFTLSIHDSEIRGVGELLGKNQSGHIKTIGIKLYKKFLSNAIDEITKSKNKNTLHELNSNNKYVDIQLHISAIFPEDYISDVNLRLFFYKQVSRINNNKKLKHLKKKLHLLFGALPICVKNLFLLKQVKILSSKIGIKKIQCSKKRVCLAFNKQNILNTNWICKKIIKNPNNWKLNADKLYYYQSFNNSIDILFWIKKFLKNIIKNRLINMITIE, encoded by the coding sequence ATGACACAAAATGTAAAAACAAAAATAATAAAAAAAAATTTTTCTGAATTTATTTTAAAAAAACAACCATTTAAAAAAGATCAGTTAGTTGTTCACGTTAAATATGGTATTGGTCGATATATTGGTCTATGTACTTTAAATACTAAAGGTATAGTAGCAGAATATTGTGTTATTATGTATGCAAATCAAGCTAAATTATATGTTCCAATAACCTCTATTGAATTAATTAAATCATATGGTTTTACAACATTTTCGGAAATACCCTTACATACTTTAGGGAATAAAAAATGGTCCTTGGACTGTAAAAAAATAAAAAAAAAAATCTTCGATGTAGCTATTCAATTAATTGATAACGAATCTCATCGATTATTACGAAAAGGGTTTTCTTTTAAGAAAAATATTCAAGAATATTACAATTTTTGTAATAAATGTCCATATTTTATAACAAAAGATCAACAAAAATCCATTAAAGAAATTATAAATGATATGAAAAAACCTATTCCGATGGATCGGTTATTATGCGGAGATGTAGGTTTTGGAAAAACAGAAATAGCGATGCGAGCTGCTTTTATAGCTCTTGATAATAAAAAACAAGTAGCTTTATTAGTACCTACTACATTACTAGCGCAACAACATTACCATACTTTTAAAAACAGATTTTCTGAATATACATATAATATCGATACATATTCTCGTTTTACTTCGTTATCAGAAGAAAGAAACATTCAAAAAAAAATAAAACGAGGTAATATTCATATACTTATAGGCACTCATAAAATTTTATCAAAATCTTTAATATGGAAAAATTTAGGATTATTGATTATTGACGAGGAACATCGTTTTGGAGTGTATCATAAAGAAAAAATAAAAGGATTATATATAAATATAGATGTTTTGACATTAACCGCTACTCCAATTCCCAGAACTTTACATATGTCTTCATTAGGTATACGAGATTTATCAATTATATCAACACCTCCAAAAAAAAGATTAGCTATAAAAACAATTGTTCAATATTTTAATGATCAGACTATACGAAAGGCTATAATTAAAGAATTAAAAAGAGGTGGTCAAATATATTACATATATAATATTATCAAAAACATAGAAGAAAAAAAAAAATATTTATCTAGATTAATTCCAGAAGCGCGTATTCAAATAAGTCACGGAAAAATTCCTCGTAAAGATTTACATAAAATTATGTGTAAATTCTTAAATAAAGATTTTGATATCCTTATATGTACCACAATAATAGATACTGGAATTCACATTAGTAATGTAAATACTATAATTATAGAGCATGCTGATAAATTTGGATTATCACAATTACATCAATTAAGGGGTCGCATTGGTAGATCTGAAATACAAGCATATGCATTTTTTTTTATGTCAAAGACCATGAAGACCAGTAAAAAAGCACAAGAAAGATTAAATCTTATACAATCTTTGACAAATTTAGGTTCTGGATTTACTTTATCTATACATGATTCAGAAATTAGAGGAGTAGGTGAATTATTAGGAAAAAATCAAAGTGGACATATTAAAACTATTGGAATAAAATTGTATAAAAAATTTTTAAGCAATGCTATTGATGAAATTACAAAAAGTAAAAATAAAAATACTCTTCATGAATTAAATTCTAATAATAAATATGTAGATATTCAATTGCATATATCAGCTATTTTTCCTGAAGATTACATAAGTGATGTGAATCTTAGATTGTTTTTTTATAAACAAGTTTCACGTATTAATAATAATAAAAAATTAAAACATCTCAAAAAAAAACTACACTTGTTGTTTGGAGCTTTACCGATATGTGTAAAAAATTTGTTTTTATTAAAACAAGTAAAAATTCTTTCTAGTAAAATAGGAATAAAAAAAATTCAATGTTCTAAAAAAAGAGTGTGTCTTGCTTTTAATAAACAAAATATTTTAAATACTAATTGGATATGTAAAAAAATCATTAAAAATCCAAATAATTGGAAATTAAATGCTGATAAGTTATATTACTATCAGTCATTTAATAACAGTATAGATATTTTATTTTGGATTAAAAAATTTTTAAAAAACATCATAAAAAATCGATTAATTAACATGATTACAATAGAGTAA
- the gap gene encoding type I glyceraldehyde-3-phosphate dehydrogenase, which yields MNIKIAINGFGRIGRMIFRLAQTRPNIEVVAINDLLNPKYIAYMLKYDSTHGLFKGSIQEKNNYLLINNKKVHIFSEKKPKNIDWKSLDIDIVMESTGIFLTTESASQHIQAGAKKVILTGPSKDDTPMFVKGVNFSNYNNQKIVSNASCTTNCLAPLAKVINDEFEIIEGLMTTVHATTATQKTVDGVSFKDWRGGRSALQNIIPASTGAAQAVGKILPELNKKITGIAFRVPVANVSVVDFTVRLNKKTSYLNICSAIKLASKTYMKGVIGYTNEELVSSDFNGSHLTSIFDEKAGLALNENFIKLISWYDNEIGYSSKALDLAEWIALK from the coding sequence ATGAATATTAAAATTGCTATAAATGGATTCGGTCGAATTGGACGCATGATATTTCGATTAGCTCAAACAAGACCAAATATAGAAGTAGTTGCAATCAATGATTTATTAAATCCAAAATATATTGCGTATATGTTAAAATATGATTCAACACATGGTTTGTTTAAAGGATCGATTCAAGAAAAAAATAATTATTTACTTATAAATAATAAAAAAGTACATATTTTTTCTGAAAAAAAACCTAAAAATATTGATTGGAAATCTCTTGATATTGATATTGTTATGGAATCTACTGGAATTTTTTTAACTACTGAATCTGCTTCACAACATATACAGGCAGGAGCAAAAAAAGTTATTTTAACAGGACCATCAAAAGATGATACTCCTATGTTTGTAAAAGGTGTTAACTTTAGTAATTATAATAATCAAAAAATTGTTTCTAATGCATCTTGTACAACAAACTGTTTAGCTCCATTAGCAAAAGTAATAAATGATGAATTTGAAATCATTGAAGGTTTAATGACTACAGTACATGCAACGACAGCTACTCAGAAAACAGTAGATGGGGTTTCTTTCAAAGATTGGAGAGGCGGAAGAAGTGCATTACAAAATATAATACCTGCTTCTACTGGAGCTGCACAAGCTGTAGGAAAAATTCTTCCAGAATTAAACAAAAAAATCACTGGTATTGCATTTAGAGTGCCTGTAGCTAATGTATCAGTAGTAGATTTTACAGTTCGATTAAATAAAAAAACCAGTTATTTAAACATTTGTTCTGCAATAAAATTAGCATCAAAAACATATATGAAAGGTGTTATTGGGTATACAAATGAAGAATTAGTGTCAAGTGATTTTAATGGATCACATTTAACATCAATTTTTGATGAAAAAGCTGGTTTGGCATTAAATGAAAATTTTATAAAATTAATATCATGGTATGATAATGAAATTGGTTATTCCAGTAAAGCACTAGACCTAGCTGAGTGGATTGCATTAAAATAA
- a CDS encoding flavodoxin — MKKTGIFYGSDTGNTEKISYMIQKNLNINKSAIFDIAVSPLKKMENFDILFLGISTWYYGELQCDWEESLHVLKKMNLNKKIVALFGCGDQEDYSEYFCDSIGIMYHFLKKKNVRFVGSWPIKNYFFEASRAQKNKTHFFGLPIDEDNQSHLTSKRVTDWLQLIHLEINNLHN, encoded by the coding sequence ATGAAAAAAACAGGTATTTTTTATGGTAGTGATACTGGAAATACAGAAAAAATTTCTTATATGATACAAAAAAATTTAAATATTAACAAATCTGCAATATTTGATATTGCTGTTTCTCCATTAAAAAAAATGGAAAATTTTGATATTTTGTTTTTAGGTATTTCCACATGGTATTACGGAGAATTACAATGTGATTGGGAAGAATCCTTGCATGTTTTAAAAAAAATGAATTTAAATAAAAAAATAGTAGCATTATTTGGATGTGGTGATCAAGAAGATTATTCAGAATATTTCTGTGATTCAATTGGAATAATGTATCATTTTTTAAAAAAAAAAAATGTTAGATTTGTAGGTTCTTGGCCAATTAAAAATTATTTTTTTGAAGCTTCTCGTGCGCAAAAAAATAAAACACATTTTTTTGGGCTACCAATTGATGAAGATAATCAATCACACTTAACTAGTAAACGTGTTACCGACTGGTTACAATTAATTCATTTAGAAATTAATAATTTACATAATTAA
- a CDS encoding Nif3-like dinuclear metal center hexameric protein produces the protein MNNFILEKIINKKLNSHKYPKDYAPNGLQVEGKNKIKKVITGVTACQNLLKIALQKNADAIIVHHGYFWKNQEKKILGMQRHRLKILLSNNINLYSWHLPLDLHPEFGNNIQLGKLLNITTYGYAFPYVLTGKFKKKHTVTSLIHTISKKLDRVPFHYGRTGPKYIKYVAWCTGKGQNFFNKSINLKIDAYLTGEVSEETIHIAEENKVHFFSLGHHATEKSGIFLLGKWLSQKDKNLNVTFIDIHNPI, from the coding sequence ATGAATAATTTTATTCTCGAAAAAATCATCAATAAAAAATTAAATAGCCATAAATACCCAAAAGATTACGCACCTAATGGTTTACAGGTAGAAGGAAAAAATAAAATAAAAAAAGTAATTACAGGAGTAACCGCTTGTCAAAATCTTTTAAAAATTGCTTTGCAAAAAAATGCAGATGCAATTATTGTTCATCATGGTTATTTTTGGAAAAACCAAGAAAAAAAAATTTTGGGTATGCAAAGACATCGTTTAAAAATATTATTATCAAATAATATCAATTTATATAGTTGGCATTTACCACTAGATTTACACCCTGAATTCGGTAATAATATTCAATTAGGAAAATTATTAAACATTACTACCTATGGTTATGCTTTTCCGTACGTCCTTACAGGAAAATTCAAAAAAAAACACACTGTAACATCATTAATTCATACCATATCAAAAAAATTAGATAGAGTTCCATTTCACTATGGCCGAACAGGACCTAAATATATTAAATATGTCGCTTGGTGTACTGGAAAAGGACAAAATTTTTTTAATAAGTCTATAAACTTAAAAATTGATGCATATTTAACCGGAGAAGTTTCAGAAGAAACGATTCATATAGCTGAAGAAAACAAGGTTCATTTTTTTTCTTTAGGACATCATGCTACAGAAAAATCAGGAATTTTTTTGTTGGGAAAATGGTTATCTCAAAAAGATAAAAATTTAAATGTTACCTTTATTGATATACATAATCCAATTTAA
- a CDS encoding 2-oxoglutarate dehydrogenase E1 component — protein sequence MKNKKKTFSLRDIGWLYSNNQLFLENIYKKFLSNSKKIDSSWKKIFKKISYNKCITSNNNIFTTIKSQAQEHKSHSCFNIASKNLINEYSHELLKEKFLNLINSYRIYGHYISNLNPLARLKKIKNVPELSCLFHRITPKELNNKINFNFLCFKKNVNSFNEIYLFFKKKYCSYIGFEYMHLNDIKQKKWLQNYIETKNIKHSLSSSEKKEVLKDLIQSTTFEKFIHTKFPGNKRFSLEGCDILIPVLKKIIMFCIKKKTKKIFLGMAHRGRLNVMYNVLHHNVLKMFNNKTRSYKNRNGTGDVKYHIGLKKIIQKNNKNIEINLLDNPSHLEIITPIVIGCCKFFVEQKSSQYNPLPIIIHGDAAFIGQGVIQETLNMSQVPAYNVLGSVHIIINNQIAFTTSKKKYLRTSFYCTDIAKMINAPIFHVNADQPESVMFIIKLALKFRYLFKKDVFIELVCYRRLGHNEVDDPYITQPKMYNIIKNHKRICVLYSKKIKNTLKETDTSYKKLYIHFMQQLYKKIQEHNLKTNNLKKSYRHKHSKKYLIKQIYNNVDVLNKIATELFTLPKHLTIHNQVKKIFFNRIKMVNNKLPLDWGAAENLVYAVLMYYGITCRLTGEDVRRGTFCHRHASIICQKKNTTYIPLQNLSFTSGLFYIWDSVLSEESTLAFEYGYSKVSHATLNVWEAQFGDFSNGAQVVIDQFITSSLQKWGYSSPLVILLPHGYEGQGPEHSSGRLERYLQLCAQNNIKIYIPTTVSQMYHILLKQGCSTSKIPIIIFTPKSLLRNPETFIFMKELLIEKFHTILLTQSSCTYNLISCIIFCSGKIYYELLDFYQKNNIIDTVIIRIEQLYPFPYSKINKTISKFSQVKNFIWCQEEPINQGSWKYIYFYFKKYILINYKLISLKYVGRPKFSSTAEGNFISHNIQQKKIIKSAFSMSIKIKNK from the coding sequence ATGAAAAATAAAAAAAAAACATTTTCATTACGAGATATAGGGTGGTTATACTCAAATAATCAGTTATTTTTAGAAAATATTTATAAAAAATTTTTATCTAATTCTAAAAAAATAGATTCATCTTGGAAAAAAATATTTAAAAAAATATCTTATAATAAATGTATAACAAGTAACAATAATATTTTTACTACAATTAAATCTCAAGCACAAGAACATAAATCTCATTCTTGTTTTAATATTGCATCGAAAAATTTAATAAACGAGTATAGTCATGAATTATTAAAAGAAAAATTTTTAAATTTAATAAATTCTTATCGAATATACGGACATTACATATCAAACTTAAATCCGTTAGCACGCTTAAAAAAGATAAAAAATGTTCCTGAATTATCTTGTCTGTTTCATCGTATTACCCCAAAGGAACTTAACAATAAAATAAATTTTAATTTTTTATGTTTTAAAAAAAATGTTAATTCTTTTAATGAAATATATTTATTTTTCAAGAAAAAATATTGTAGTTATATTGGATTTGAATATATGCATTTAAATGATATCAAACAAAAAAAATGGTTGCAAAATTATATTGAAACTAAAAACATTAAACATTCACTGTCTAGTAGTGAAAAAAAAGAAGTACTAAAAGATTTAATTCAATCCACTACTTTTGAAAAATTTATTCATACTAAATTTCCAGGAAACAAACGTTTTTCTTTAGAGGGATGTGATATTTTAATTCCAGTATTAAAAAAAATTATAATGTTTTGTATTAAAAAAAAAACCAAGAAAATATTTTTGGGTATGGCTCACAGAGGTCGACTAAACGTAATGTATAATGTTTTACATCACAATGTATTAAAAATGTTTAATAATAAAACTCGTTCCTATAAAAACAGGAATGGTACGGGAGATGTAAAATACCATATAGGATTAAAAAAAATTATTCAAAAAAATAACAAAAACATTGAAATCAATTTATTAGATAACCCTTCACATTTAGAAATTATAACTCCTATTGTTATTGGTTGCTGTAAATTTTTTGTAGAACAAAAATCTTCTCAATATAATCCTTTACCTATTATTATACACGGAGATGCTGCATTTATTGGGCAAGGTGTAATACAAGAAACTTTAAATATGTCTCAAGTTCCTGCATATAATGTTTTAGGTAGTGTACACATTATTATTAACAATCAAATTGCTTTTACTACATCTAAAAAAAAATATTTAAGAACTAGTTTTTATTGTACAGATATCGCAAAGATGATTAATGCACCTATTTTTCATGTTAATGCCGATCAACCCGAATCCGTTATGTTTATAATTAAACTGGCTTTAAAATTTAGATATTTATTTAAAAAAGATGTTTTTATTGAATTAGTATGTTATCGAAGATTAGGACATAATGAAGTTGACGATCCTTATATAACCCAACCAAAAATGTATAATATAATAAAAAATCATAAAAGAATTTGTGTCTTATATTCTAAAAAAATAAAAAATACGTTAAAGGAAACAGATACTTCATACAAAAAACTGTATATACATTTTATGCAACAATTATACAAAAAAATACAAGAACACAATTTAAAAACAAATAATCTAAAAAAATCGTATCGCCATAAACATTCTAAAAAATATTTAATTAAACAAATTTATAATAATGTAGATGTTTTAAATAAAATCGCAACTGAGTTGTTTACTTTACCTAAACATCTAACTATACATAATCAAGTAAAAAAAATTTTTTTTAATCGTATAAAAATGGTGAATAATAAACTTCCATTGGATTGGGGAGCTGCAGAAAATTTAGTTTACGCTGTCTTAATGTACTACGGAATTACATGTAGATTAACTGGAGAAGATGTAAGAAGAGGAACTTTTTGTCACAGACACGCGTCTATTATTTGTCAAAAAAAAAATACTACGTATATTCCATTACAAAATCTATCTTTTACGAGTGGATTATTTTATATTTGGGACTCAGTTTTATCAGAAGAATCTACTTTAGCTTTTGAATATGGTTATTCAAAAGTATCTCATGCTACTTTAAATGTATGGGAAGCCCAATTCGGTGATTTTTCTAATGGAGCTCAAGTTGTTATAGATCAATTTATAACATCTAGTCTGCAAAAATGGGGGTATTCTTCACCTCTAGTAATCCTACTTCCGCATGGTTATGAAGGTCAAGGTCCAGAACATTCATCTGGTCGATTAGAACGATATTTACAACTATGCGCGCAAAATAATATTAAAATTTACATACCTACTACAGTATCTCAAATGTATCATATTTTATTAAAACAAGGATGTAGTACATCTAAAATTCCTATAATTATATTTACTCCTAAATCATTATTGAGAAATCCAGAAACATTTATATTCATGAAAGAATTATTAATAGAAAAATTTCATACAATTTTATTAACACAATCAAGCTGTACATATAATTTAATATCTTGTATTATTTTTTGTTCAGGAAAAATTTATTATGAATTACTTGATTTTTATCAAAAAAATAACATTATTGATACCGTAATAATACGTATTGAACAACTATATCCTTTTCCATATTCAAAAATAAATAAAACTATTAGTAAATTTAGTCAAGTAAAAAATTTTATATGGTGTCAAGAAGAACCGATAAATCAAGGTAGTTGGAAATACATATATTTTTATTTTAAAAAATATATTTTAATAAATTATAAATTAATATCTTTAAAATACGTTGGTCGACCAAAGTTTTCTTCTACAGCAGAAGGGAATTTCATAAGTCATAATATACAACAAAAAAAAATCATTAAATCAGCATTTTCTATGTCAATAAAAATAAAAAACAAGTGA
- the sucB gene encoding dihydrolipoyllysine-residue succinyltransferase, which translates to MNKKIKILAPDLPESINSAILLKWHKKIGDVVREDELIVEIETDKIVLEVSSPVSGILYTQNISVGQDLQSKSILGYIKPVKKKSNMFSIEHSSRKKNNERDFFTPKIRRLITNNEINKVTIKGIKINKKITKDNFIFKKSCMLNKKKKNEKKNIYILPEKIVNDNTQSKTRSVNQVAMNPLRKKISERLLSTIQNTAMLTTFNEVNMKPIMLLRNKYDKCFQEKYNMKLGYMSFYVKAVIHALKKFPDMNASIEDTNIVYHDYYDINIAVSTPRGLITPILKNANHLSMFEIEKKIKSFSILGQSGKLQLKDLESGTFTITNGGVFGSLFSTPIINPPQVAILGMHHIKNRPVVIRDKISILPMMYLAISYDHQLIDGKQAIQFLNCIKDAIEDFSRIIIDI; encoded by the coding sequence ATGAATAAAAAAATTAAGATTTTAGCTCCTGATTTACCTGAATCAATTAATAGCGCAATACTATTAAAGTGGCATAAAAAAATAGGAGATGTTGTTCGAGAAGATGAATTAATAGTTGAAATTGAAACAGATAAAATTGTATTAGAAGTATCATCTCCTGTTTCTGGTATTTTATATACACAAAACATATCTGTAGGTCAGGATTTACAATCAAAATCTATATTAGGATATATTAAACCCGTTAAAAAAAAATCAAATATGTTTAGTATAGAACACAGTTCAAGAAAAAAAAATAATGAAAGAGATTTTTTTACACCAAAAATACGTAGATTAATTACAAATAATGAAATTAATAAAGTAACTATTAAGGGAATAAAAATAAATAAAAAAATTACTAAAGATAATTTTATTTTTAAAAAATCATGTATGTTAAATAAAAAAAAAAAAAATGAAAAAAAAAATATATACATCTTGCCAGAAAAAATTGTAAATGATAATACACAATCTAAAACAAGATCTGTTAATCAAGTTGCAATGAATCCATTGAGAAAAAAAATCTCAGAAAGATTATTGTCAACGATTCAAAACACAGCTATGTTAACTACTTTTAACGAAGTTAACATGAAACCAATTATGTTATTAAGAAATAAGTATGATAAATGTTTTCAAGAAAAATATAATATGAAATTAGGATATATGTCTTTTTATGTAAAAGCAGTAATACATGCATTGAAAAAATTTCCAGATATGAACGCTTCTATAGAAGATACTAATATTGTATATCATGATTATTATGATATAAATATCGCTGTATCTACTCCTCGAGGATTAATAACTCCTATTTTAAAAAATGCTAATCATTTATCTATGTTCGAAATTGAAAAAAAAATAAAATCTTTTTCTATTTTAGGTCAATCTGGAAAACTACAGTTAAAAGATTTAGAATCCGGTACTTTTACTATTACTAACGGAGGAGTTTTTGGTTCACTATTTTCTACTCCAATTATTAACCCTCCGCAAGTAGCTATCTTAGGTATGCACCATATTAAAAATAGACCAGTAGTTATACGTGATAAAATATCAATACTACCTATGATGTATTTAGCTATATCTTACGATCATCAATTAATTGATGGAAAACAAGCAATACAATTTTTAAATTGCATAAAAGATGCTATAGAAGATTTTTCTAGAATTATAATAGATATATAA
- the gpmA gene encoding 2,3-diphosphoglycerate-dependent phosphoglycerate mutase, with protein sequence MKNKRIVLMRHGESQWNQLNKFTGWKDISLSGKGKQEAQYAAEALKKNKFIFDIAYTSVLKRAIHTLWIILKKLDYAWIPVYKSWKLNERNYGSLEGLNKDEVVSMYGYKQVQLWRRSFLGLPPKNNDSNIIDLRNDKKYKHLKKKNIPSSENLKMTYNRVIHFWKSNILPQIKNNKNIIIVAHGNSLRALIKYLSNIDDIEIEKLDISTGSPIIYEFSHDIKPLRYYYL encoded by the coding sequence ATGAAAAATAAAAGAATAGTACTCATGCGACACGGAGAAAGTCAATGGAACCAGCTAAATAAATTTACTGGATGGAAAGATATTTCGTTGTCTGGAAAAGGAAAACAAGAAGCTCAGTACGCTGCTGAAGCGTTAAAAAAAAATAAATTTATATTTGATATTGCATATACATCAGTACTTAAAAGAGCCATCCATACTTTATGGATAATATTAAAAAAATTAGATTATGCATGGATACCCGTATATAAATCATGGAAACTAAATGAAAGAAATTATGGATCTTTAGAAGGTTTAAATAAAGATGAAGTCGTTAGTATGTATGGATACAAACAAGTTCAGTTATGGAGAAGAAGTTTTCTTGGTTTACCTCCAAAAAATAATGATTCAAACATTATCGACTTAAGGAATGATAAAAAATATAAACATCTAAAAAAGAAAAATATTCCTAGTTCTGAAAATTTAAAAATGACATACAATCGAGTAATTCATTTTTGGAAATCTAATATTTTACCTCAAATAAAAAACAACAAAAACATAATTATAGTAGCACATGGCAATTCTTTACGTGCATTAATAAAATACTTAAGTAACATTGATGATATTGAAATTGAAAAATTAGATATTTCTACTGGTTCTCCTATTATATATGAATTTTCTCATGATATTAAACCCTTAAGATATTATTATTTATAA